In Comamonadaceae bacterium OS-1, a single window of DNA contains:
- a CDS encoding putative low molecular weight protein-tyrosine-phosphatase → MGNVCRSPTAHGVFQHKVNALGLGHRIRVDSAGTHNYHPNSPPDSRSQAHASRRGYDLSGLRARQILDADFEKHDLILVMDWDNLALAQSESPTRHHPKIRRLTEFCESHDSPVVPDPYYGGERGFEEVLDLVEDACEGLLRHVLRELG, encoded by the coding sequence ATGGGCAACGTCTGCCGCAGCCCCACCGCCCACGGTGTGTTCCAGCACAAAGTGAACGCGCTCGGCCTGGGCCATCGCATCCGGGTGGATTCCGCAGGCACCCACAACTACCACCCCAACAGCCCACCCGACAGCCGCTCCCAGGCGCATGCGTCCCGGCGCGGCTACGACTTGTCAGGCTTGCGGGCACGGCAGATCCTGGATGCCGACTTTGAAAAGCACGACCTGATCCTGGTGATGGACTGGGACAACCTGGCCCTCGCGCAAAGCGAAAGCCCAACCCGCCACCACCCCAAGATCCGGCGCTTGACCGAGTTCTGTGAAAGCCATGACAGCCCGGTGGTGCCGGACCCGTATTACGGGGGTGAGCGTGGGTTTGAGGAGGTGTTGGATCTGGTGGAGGATGCTTGTGAGGGGCTGCTCAGGCATGTGCTGCGGGAGTTGGGGTGA
- the glmS gene encoding glutamine--fructose-6-phosphate aminotransferase [isomerizing], with protein MCGIVGAVSTRNIVPILVQGLQRLEYRGYDSCGVAIQDNGQMTQNTGALRRARSTSRVAELMAQVAEDHIEGGTGIAHTRWATHGAPAVHNAHPHFSHGPGKDSADRPGRIALVHNGIIENHDELRAALQAKGYVFTSQTDTEVIAHLVDSLYNGDLFEAVKATVLQLRGGYAIAVFSKDEPHRIIGARAGSPLILGVGQGEIFLASDAMALAGVTDQIVYLEEGDVVDVQLGKYWIVDKAHKPVIRSVKTVLAHSGAAELGPYRHYMQKEIFEQPRAIGDTLEGVTSIVPGLFDGPNGGDAAKVFADIDSVLILACGTSYYSGCTAKYWLESIAKVPTQVEIASEYRYRDSVPNPKTLIVTITQSGETADTLAALRHAQGLGMQHTLTVCNVSTSAMVRECELAYITRAGVEIGVASTKAFTTQLAGLFLLTLALAKTKGRLSAEEEASHLKAMRHLPAALQAVLALEPQLIAWAEDFAPKENALFLGRGLHYPIALEGALKLKEITYIHAEAYAAGELKHGPLALVTSEMPVVAVAPNDTLIEKLKSNLQEVRARGGVLYVLADADSHIASGEGLHVIRMPEHYGALSPLLHVVPLQLLAYHTACARGTDVDKPRNLAKSVTVE; from the coding sequence ATGTGTGGCATCGTTGGCGCAGTCTCTACCCGCAATATCGTCCCTATCCTGGTCCAGGGCCTGCAACGGCTGGAGTACCGGGGCTATGACTCGTGCGGCGTGGCCATCCAGGACAACGGCCAGATGACGCAAAACACCGGTGCCCTGCGCCGTGCCCGCAGCACCTCGCGCGTGGCCGAGCTGATGGCCCAGGTGGCCGAGGACCACATCGAAGGCGGGACAGGCATCGCCCACACCCGCTGGGCCACCCACGGCGCGCCGGCGGTGCACAACGCCCACCCCCATTTCAGCCACGGCCCCGGCAAGGATTCAGCCGACCGCCCAGGCCGCATCGCCCTGGTGCACAACGGCATCATCGAAAACCACGACGAACTGCGCGCCGCCCTGCAAGCCAAGGGCTACGTCTTTACCAGCCAGACCGACACCGAAGTCATCGCCCACCTGGTCGATAGCCTGTACAACGGCGACCTGTTTGAAGCCGTCAAGGCCACCGTGCTGCAACTGCGCGGCGGCTACGCGATTGCCGTGTTCAGCAAAGACGAGCCGCACCGCATCATCGGCGCGCGCGCCGGTTCGCCCCTGATCCTGGGCGTGGGCCAGGGCGAAATCTTCCTGGCCAGCGATGCCATGGCGCTGGCCGGCGTGACCGACCAGATCGTCTACCTGGAAGAGGGCGACGTGGTGGACGTGCAACTGGGCAAGTACTGGATCGTGGACAAGGCCCACAAGCCCGTTATCCGCAGCGTCAAAACCGTGCTGGCCCACAGCGGTGCGGCCGAACTCGGCCCGTACCGCCACTACATGCAAAAGGAAATCTTCGAGCAGCCCCGCGCCATCGGCGACACGCTGGAAGGCGTGACCTCCATCGTGCCCGGCCTGTTCGACGGCCCCAACGGTGGCGATGCCGCCAAGGTGTTTGCCGACATCGACTCGGTCCTCATCCTGGCCTGCGGCACCAGCTACTACAGCGGCTGCACCGCCAAATACTGGTTGGAATCCATCGCCAAGGTGCCCACCCAGGTGGAGATTGCCAGCGAATACCGTTACCGCGACTCGGTGCCCAACCCCAAGACCCTGATCGTCACCATCACCCAGTCGGGCGAAACCGCCGACACCCTGGCCGCCCTGCGCCACGCCCAGGGCCTGGGCATGCAGCACACGCTGACGGTCTGCAACGTTTCCACCTCGGCCATGGTGCGCGAGTGCGAGCTGGCCTACATCACCCGTGCCGGGGTCGAGATCGGCGTGGCCTCTACCAAGGCCTTCACCACCCAGCTGGCAGGCCTGTTTCTGCTGACCCTGGCCCTGGCCAAAACCAAGGGCCGCCTGAGCGCCGAGGAAGAGGCCAGCCACCTCAAAGCCATGCGCCACCTGCCCGCCGCCCTGCAAGCCGTGCTGGCGCTGGAGCCCCAGCTCATCGCCTGGGCCGAAGACTTCGCACCCAAGGAAAACGCCTTGTTTCTGGGCCGCGGCCTGCACTACCCCATCGCCCTGGAAGGCGCGCTCAAGCTCAAGGAAATCACCTACATCCACGCCGAAGCCTACGCCGCAGGCGAACTCAAACACGGTCCCCTGGCCCTGGTGACCAGCGAAATGCCGGTGGTAGCCGTGGCCCCCAACGACACGCTGATCGAAAAACTCAAGAGCAACCTGCAAGAAGTCCGCGCCCGCGGCGGCGTGCTCTATGTGCTGGCCGATGCCGACTCCCACATCGCCAGCGGCGAAGGCCTGCACGTGATCCGCATGCCCGAACACTACGGCGCGCTGTCACCGCTCTTGCACGTGGTGCCGCTGCAATTGCTGGCCTACCACACGGCGTGCGCGCGGGGGACGGATGTGGACAAACCCAGAAACCTCGCGAAGAGTGTCACGGTTGAATAA